A stretch of the Ischnura elegans chromosome 5, ioIscEleg1.1, whole genome shotgun sequence genome encodes the following:
- the LOC124159706 gene encoding probable G-protein coupled receptor B0563.6, which produces MWYGYSAASLLAIAFAIPFGLRVLIHRESGGWTYLPQAFYHAHLELFLGNACLGVGVMMLLALTVERYASVCRPGRRSPPPPLAAPPHRARAAAFLIPVITFVLYLPNVFRAQLTRCITDRGALIYQKRDNTRFLHSLFYSVYKCALELMFKVAPTLLLAGLNLRIMVVYRRSCERRRKMTLKPSGEDSRKFAEERRLVLLLGSTSILFFVCVSPMAILNVTLSEVNLNNYSYQVFRAIANVLEVANYSITFYIYCLFSEDFRNTLIRTFRSSSCCSSRDSGHNVGSKTALPPARSSRPSGGRGGCGGRGSTVLTAPCCQAVTQGPSNTTTTTTTTTPATAAGGAANVAGDTATTCQSTCLQQPGISPEMGGGGWRNSIGVALRKASTTWRGCGCRGDSACVEKEASPGGSSADRVIV; this is translated from the exons ATGTGGTATG GCTACTCGGCGGCTTCCCTGCTAGCCATTGCGTTCGCCATTCCCTTTGGCCTTCGGGTGCTCATTCACCGGGAGTCGGGCGGGTGGACGTACCTGCCGCAAGCCTTCTACCACGCGCATCTCGAGCTCTTCCTCGGAAACGCCTGCCTCG GCGTGGGTGTCATGATGCTGCTGGCCCTGACGGTTGAGCGCTACGCGTCCGTGTGTCGTCCGGGTCGAAGGTCACCCCCGCCACCCCTGGCGGCCCCTCCGCACCGCGCGCGGGCCGCCGCCTTCCTCATCCCCGTCATCACCTTCGTGCTCTACCTGCCCAACGTGTTCCGCGCGCAGCTGACGCGCTGCATCACGGACAGGGGCGCCCTCATCTACCAGAAGAGGGACAACACCAGATTCCTTCACTCGCTCTTCTACTCCGTCTACAAGTGCGCCCTCGAGCTAATGTTCAAG GTGGCGCCCACGCTGCTCCTCGCTGGCCTAAACCTGCGCATCATGGTCGTCTACCGTCGCTCTTGCGAGAGACGGCGGAAGATGACACTCAAGCCCTCTGGAGAGGACTCGCGAAAGTTCGCCGAGGAGCGTCGCCTAGTCCTCCTCCTGGGCTCCACTTCCATCCTTTTCTTCGTCTGCGTCTCGCCCATGGCCATCCTCAATGTCACCCTCTCCGAGGTCAACCTGAATAACTACTCGTATCAAGTGTTCCGAGCTATCGCAAACGTCCTCGAGGTCGCCAACTACTCCATAACCTTCTACATCTACTGCCTCTTCTCCGAGGACTTCCGCAACACGCTGATCCGAACATTCCGCTCGTCCTCGTGCTGTTCTTCGCGTGACTCGGGCCATAACGTTGGCTCGAAGACGGCCCTTCCACCGGCGAGGTCCTCGAGGCCTTCTGGGGGCAGGGGAGGCTGCGGGGGCAGGGGTAGCACAGTCCTGACCGCCCCGTGTTGTCAGGCAGTCACGCAGGGCCCTTCAAACACCACGACAACGACCACGACGACGACTCCCGCGACGGCCGCGGGCGGCGCTGCGAACGTGGCTGGCGACACGGCGACCACGTGTCAGTCCACGTGTTTGCAGCAGCCGGGGATATCGCCGGAAATGGGAGGAGGAGGTTGGCGAAACTCGATAGGGGTGGCGTTGAGGAAGGCTAGCACGACGTGGAGAGGGTGCGGTTGCCGCGGTGATAGTGCTTGCGTAGAGAAGGAAGCCAGCCCAGGGGGCAGTTCGGCGGACCGCGTTATCGTGTGA